Proteins from a genomic interval of Helicoverpa zea isolate HzStark_Cry1AcR chromosome 31, ilHelZeax1.1, whole genome shotgun sequence:
- the LOC124645396 gene encoding PAN2-PAN3 deadenylation complex subunit PAN3, with protein sequence MSWLHRELETMDPSIFLQYSPSPPNGLPQESKLATYMNRSTSTPTRSLNQALGKLSLESSPTAIRKVVITEFVPMNYFAQPSILQPESPESSSPSTMAQVPNTAQVHQENVGGTTYFYSTNSDSLNTTGALNSSASIGPPESCMSGPVGAGAASPYATQIYSGTPTHIGPMTSKSGLAQSFYMPETIRSEIYERNDDVFLQTDLRQYPDLPENVEMYSELTPLESAAPHSIATSYRATHRQSGEHYALRRLHSYSTSVTKRLEMWKQIDHPNVVRLHEWFTTKAFGDHSMVLVYSYHPACTTLMNKYLSGGAGNAANDANGAFHDPFSSDPDAPRPYTHQKNAMLRAVASGALLPEAVLWSLLVQLTAALRAVHTAGLACSLDPTKVVMNGCRVRISWCGATDALHANSTDVAQAQQDDLTALGRLALALACRTIHCDNLAASMELVARTYSADLKNLILYLLSSSTARRSVTDLMPMIGARFYTQVEALERRADVFEDQLAREIDNGRLLRILIKLGIVNERPELNLDASWSETGDRYMLKLFRDYLFHSVTADGRPWLDQAHLAHCLNQLDGGTPERVELMSRDEQSVLVVSYAELKHCLEQAFEEVMQAAAGGP encoded by the exons ATGAGTTGGCTGCACCGAGAACTGGAAACGATGGATCCCTCGATCTTTCTACAATATTCGCCATCTCCTCCGAATGGTCTGCCGCAGGAGTCCAAGCTGGCGACTTACATG AATCGTTCCACTTCGACTCCTACAAGATCCTTGAACCAGGCACTAGGGAAACTCAGCCTGGAGTCATCACCTACTGCCATCAGAAAG GTGGTGATAACAGAGTTTGTTCCAATGAACTACTTTGCTCAACCGAGCATCCTGCAGCCAGAGTCCCCGGAGAGTTCATCTCCTTCCACAATGGCACAAGTTCCCAACACAGCCCAAGTGCATCAG GAGAATGTTGGTGGGACAACATATTTTTACTCCACGAACTCTGACAGCCTGAACACAACCGGAGCTCTGAATTCCTCTGCCTCTATTG GCCCTCCGGAGTCATGCATGAGCGGTCCTGTGGGCGCCGGCGCGGCGTCGCCTTACGCCACACAGATATACTCCGGAACACCCACCCACATCGGCCCCATGACTTCCAAGTCAG GTCTGGCCCAGTCGTTCTACATGCCTGAGACGATCCGCTCGGAGATATACGAGAGAAACGACGATGTGTTCCTGCAGACCGATCTACGCCAGTATCCAG ATCTACCGGAGAACGTGGAGATGTACTCGGAGCTCACTCCGCTAGAGAGCGCGGCGCCGCATTCGATCGCGACGTCGTACCGTGCGACACACCGTCAGAGCGGCGAACATTACGCCCTGCGCCGTCTCCACTCGTACTCCACGTCCGTCACTAAACGCCTGGAGATGTGGAAGCAGATCGATCATCCCAATGTCGTTAGGTTGCATGAATGGTTCACCACCAAGGCTTTTGGCGATCACT CAATGGTTCTAGTATATAGCTACCACCCGGCGTGCACCACTCTGATGAACAAGTATTTGTCCGGCGGCGCGGGAAATGCCGCCAACGACGCCAATGGCGCCTTCCACGACCCGTTCTCTTCCGACCCGGATGCTCCTCGTCCATATACTCATCAG AAAAATGCGATGCTCCGTGCGGTGGCGAGCGGTGCCCTGTTGCCTGAAGCCGTTCTGTGGAGCCTACTCGTGCAGCTGACGGCGGCGCTGAGAGCTGTTCACACCGCTGGCCTGGCTTGCAG CCTGGATCCTACGAAGGTGGTGATGAACGGGTGTCGCGTGCGCATATCTTGGTGCGGCGCCACCGATGCTCTGCATGCCAACAGTACCGACGTCGCACAG GCTCAACAAGACGACCTGACGGCGCTAGGCCGGCTGGCCCTGGCTCTCGCTTGCCGCACCATCCATTGCGACAATCTCGCCGCATCCATGGAGCTCGTGGCACGGACCTACTCCGCCGACCTAAAGAACCTTATACT gtatttattatcGTCGTCGACCGCGCGCCGCTCCGTCACTGATCTCATGCCGATGATAGGTGCCAGGTTTTACACAcag GTGGAGGCCTTGGAGCGACGTGCGGATGTTTTCGAAGATCAACTGGCTCGAGAGATTGACAACGGAAGACTGCTACGCATACTCATTAAATTAGGAATTGTCAACGAGAGACCCGA GTTGAATCTAGACGCATCTTGGTCGGAGACCGGGGACAGATACATGCTGAAGTTATTCCGCGACTATTTGTTCCACTCGGTGACGGCTGATGGCAGGCCGTGGCTCGATCAAGCGCATTTGGCACATTGTCTTAACCAACTCGACGGTGGCACTCCCGAGAGG GTGGAGCTGATGTCGCGCGACGAACAAAGCGTGCTGGTCGTGTCGTACGCCGAGCTGAAGCATTGCCTCGAGCAAGCGTTCGAGGAAGTCATGCAAGCGGCCGCCGGCGGCCCCTAG